Genomic DNA from Gemmatimonadota bacterium:
TCCAGGACGGGCGGGTTGTCCAGCAGGAAGGCGAACCGTTCGTCCTCCTCCAGAAGTTGGTGGGTAAATGCCTCGCCGCGCCGGTCAAAGGTCTCGTCCAGCGCGTCCCGGAGCTGCTCGACCTGCCGGAGGGTCAGGGCGTCCTCCACGATCAGATAGCCCCACTTCCGGAAGAATGCGGCCTCTCGTTCCAGTTCGGGGGTCAGGTCCGGGTTCATCCGCGGCCCGACGATTTCGGCGTCATATCCCATGGTACTCCAGTTTGCCGCAACGCGGATTTCACCACGAAGAAACAATTACACGATGCGCATCGCACGTGTTTAGAAGAAGCCCCGGTCCTCCCGGGTAGCGCGCCGGGCTGTATCCTCGTCCAGCGTCACGCCCAGGCCCGGCTTCGTGGGCAGGTCGATGTGCCCGTTCCGGATCAGGTCCCTTTCCACCGTCAGCGTGTTCCACACGTCGTCGTCCAGGTGATGGAATTCAAGCACCTGGAAATTGGGCACCGCCGCGCACAGGTGGCACACGGCCATCGTACCGATGGGGCCGCAGATGTTGTGCGGCGAAATCGGAATGTAGTACATGTCGGCCAGGTCGGCGATCTTGCGGCCTTCGAGCAGTCCGCCCGCCTTGGCGTGGTCGGGCGATATGATGTCCGCCGCCTGCCCTTCGATAAGGTCCCGGAAGCCGTGGCGCGTATAGAAGTTCTCCCCGGTGCAGATGGGGACGCGCGTGGCCTGGGTGACTTTCGCCATGGCCTCGATGTTTTCGGGCGGCACCGGGTCTTCCAGCCACATCAGGTTGAGATCCTCGATGGCGTAGGCCACCTTGAGGATATCCACCGGCGCATAGTTCCAGTGGGCGTCTATCAGCAGGTCGGTGTTGGGGTCCAGAGCCTCCCTCAGGGCGGTGATGACGTCGACGAAGTAGGCCACGTCGTGGTTGCTGATGGTCCGGTTGTACCGGTCCCGCCGCGAGGGCTGGGGATCGATGTCGAACTTGATGGCGTCGAAGCCACGTGCTTCCACGACCCGGGCTTTCTCCGCATAGGCTTCCGGCGTTTCTTCGTCTCCCGCGTGACAATCGTTGTATATGCGGATGCGGTCCCTGAACTTGCCGCCGAGCAGTTGCCAGATGGGCACGCCGCAGGCCTGTCCCGTGATGTCCCACAGCGCCATTTCGATCCCGCTGATGGCGCTCATGACCGCGCCCTGGTAGAAACCGGAGGCGGACATGGACCCCATCATGTCGTGGAAGAGCCTGTCCACGTTCCGCGGGTCCTGGCCGATGAGCGCTCGTTCGACCAGTCTGGGGTCGGTGGCAATCTGGTGTACGCCGGCGCCGTGATACGCCTCGCCAACACCGGTCAGCCCCTCGTCTGTCCTCACCTTGACCAGCACCCAGGGAATGGGCTGGAGCAGCACGGCCCCCACGTGTGTGATTTTCATTTGTTCTCCCCGTTCGGGACGCGCCGTCTTCCCCGGTATGCGGCGCGCCGGTTCTCCCCGTATGCGAAACCGTATGCGAAACGGCGCGTCATTGCATCCTGGTCAGGGCGTCCCGGGTATTCAGATAGGGGACCGACCGTTCCAGGAACGTGTCCAGCAGTGCTCCGGGCGTGAGATCGGACGTGTCTATGGTGAACTTCCGGTGTATCCACGACTGCGCGACTTCCTCTTCGAACCGGTCCAGGACGAGTTCGACGTCCTCCGGCGGAACTAGTTGGCGGGGATGGGGGCTTGTCTCCATGCGCCGCCGGATGACCTCCGTCCGGGCGTGGAGATGGACCAGGATGGCGTCGCCGGGCAGGTCCGGCTCGTATTCCCGTACCGCGATATTGATCCCCGGATAGTAGTACCGGGGTCCGTACACCATCTCCTCGATATGGAACCCGCCGAGGAGAATGTGATCGAACTTGTGCATCAGGCGGACGTGGTACACGATCTGGAACCGTTGGAACCGCTCCTTGATGGCCGGCAGCATGTCGATGAAACCCTGCTGCTCCTCTTCGTCGAGGTGGTACGCGTCCGGTATGGTGAAATGGTCGTCGAGGTGGTGGTGGACGCCCCGTTCGTTTCCCCAGGCGTAGAGTCCGTCTATCAGCGTCGTGACTCCCGAGTATTCGCAGCCCACGGCGATCAACCGCATGGACGCTCCTTTCGTGGTTCCGCAGGTTTCAGTTCAATTCTTCGTATTGCTGCGTGTACCGCTGCAGCGCGTCGTAGTCCAGGTCGCATCCGAGTCCCGGCTTCATGGGTGTGGCCACGTGGCCGTCGACAAAGGAAATGGGCTCGACGATGAGATCGTCCTCCCGGGTCCACCCGCCGACGAAATCGGAGGCCATGGTGCAGTTCGGCGCCGCCGCGGCGGCGTGCACGAAAGAGGTGTCCGAAATACCCAGGTCATTGCCCGATCCGTGCCAGCAGGGAAGCCCGGCGGCCGCGGCCGTGGCCGCGTTGCGCTGGAAGCCGAACATGCTGCCGCCCAGATTCACGCAGTCGACCACGCCCCTGCCGGCGTCGGCTTGCAGGGCCCTGACCACGCCCGGGCCGTCCCCCAGATGCATGGCCAGGGGGAAGGGGATGGCCCGGTGGATCTCTTCGTAACCCTCGATATCTGACTTGGGAATGGGATCTTCGAATACCTCCACGTTGCCCAGGGGTTCGAGCTGCTCGGCCAGCTCGATGGCCTGGGCGGCCGTGTAGAACCGCTCATTGGGGTCCACGGTCACCTTGAATTCCGGCCCCGCCACGTCGCGCATGGCCTTCAGACGCTCGTACATGGGTTCTTCGAGCCGGCACTTGATTTTGACGCCTGTAAATCCTTGGCGCAGCCCCCTTCCCACGGCCTTTGCGCCGTCTTCAGGCGTCTGGTGGCCCATCCAGTAGTCGGCCCGGACGCGGTCCCGGACCGCGCCGCCCAGGAGGGTGTGCACGGGGAGCCCGCGGACCCGCCCCACCAGGTCCAGTACGGCCATTTCGTAGGCGTCGTAGACTGATACGGCGACCACCGAGATGTCATCGTCCGCCCGTTCGCCGCGTATCCCGAAGATGTCCTGGGGCGTGATTCCCTCGGGGTCGCGGCCGATGAGCAGCCCCGCCCCTTCCCGGACCTGTTCGATGGACAGACCCCGACCGGTCTCTCCGATCCCGGAATACTCGGTGCCAGTATCGACCCGGATGATGTGCTTGGGCACCTCGTCCCATCCTGTCTTTTCCGCGTATTCCGGGCTGTGTACCCGGCCAGGTATGGTGGGTACGACGACCGTCCATACGGAAACTGCCGTGATCTTCATCGTGGTCTCCCCGGGTGACGGGTGATCGTATCTATGCGTCTATGCGCTCTTCCGCCATTCCGTCATGAAGGCTTCCATGCCCAGCCCGGCGGGCATTTCCTCGAAATGGTAGTGCATGGGATCCGACTGGAAGCCCGGCACGTACTGCAGTGCGTCGGACTTCATCTTCTCGTCCAGCGG
This window encodes:
- a CDS encoding mandelate racemase/muconate lactonizing enzyme family protein; the encoded protein is MKITHVGAVLLQPIPWVLVKVRTDEGLTGVGEAYHGAGVHQIATDPRLVERALIGQDPRNVDRLFHDMMGSMSASGFYQGAVMSAISGIEMALWDITGQACGVPIWQLLGGKFRDRIRIYNDCHAGDEETPEAYAEKARVVEARGFDAIKFDIDPQPSRRDRYNRTISNHDVAYFVDVITALREALDPNTDLLIDAHWNYAPVDILKVAYAIEDLNLMWLEDPVPPENIEAMAKVTQATRVPICTGENFYTRHGFRDLIEGQAADIISPDHAKAGGLLEGRKIADLADMYYIPISPHNICGPIGTMAVCHLCAAVPNFQVLEFHHLDDDVWNTLTVERDLIRNGHIDLPTKPGLGVTLDEDTARRATREDRGFF